One window of the Sparus aurata chromosome 17, fSpaAur1.1, whole genome shotgun sequence genome contains the following:
- the LOC115567033 gene encoding histone-lysine N-methyltransferase ASH1L-like isoform X1, giving the protein MDQRVKGGTPPNTNSTLDPASAPEDSGQEVAEKKRRGEGENGHVAEKEEEKRGAGRKREGDKGAVLELLIEGRCGSAGQQQLQISGRETSCPEGNVRLRIGLQAKRTKKPPKSLEGYVCKPTIRTYQRQGRGALARGDGEGGGVGQQQSKTSSAPDEATRDHCSGLDAVQTTSKQTASAAASPPLASSSLSSPSSSSSSSQPLSLSSTFTTASSPASVPAITSQGTKSTKQVPIKLADKTEVNSNGSSERVKKEKVPSVNGQPVPAGHKSCSPTTDRTASATLSTQCIQALSASETRTEGKTSKKHNGLVQTAKQKGISNGKGSADIIGTSTSSKVKVGKHSSSSVSSVDSSTRPLVSSSSHKELSNKGKPDSPSSLAVNSKPLSSPTADLSSAQSQDQDLLLEKKREKERKVEKEKRRDKKSKRDRLEAERAKSESRKEEGKKKKKKGKDGKSRHGKEKDERHKTDDIWRDELKTERGKTERKRDKLSPDRQRTEDNNAKCGETVDGGKLDKTSKVVNPSRPDEIDKADDGCKLVKQAEPATGDTSKSKEQDVSRHSTVPPSHPSSSAPPSLPTPSARAPVSPPSSPQEQDSRPLKKRKARRPSWTKLVHRAQRAENQEAPSDSQHNPSLSFPQNPKTSLPAKATTQQTDESHPAPSSCLTSSSSSVSSTTKPSSPKQNHPTSDPSPPVSRCTITPARKRGRPKSHSSSVDEPLPRLSPNAIPTEVPLLGCDRIKKAPVLEPSPILQSAAQFKPSPKKRGRPPKRPLPEDQSGDALNRTEETDRCHPPEKGRQLKIRRLINEMKKRKKRRLQKVILSGYVGKEGRGSEAADGETSLRMCKSIETTTVQTLSALSSSFGSTLGPQINVSKRGTIYMGKRRGRKPKSQTAPTVQTSSQNSSQSSLFTNPSETSLFSNQPQPPPSHPFPSPSLTHSSGAQSPYSEGSLTEPTSSLLFPHPFSLPSPSSSCTSPRPPSSSSLSPFVKKSCPCQGRHHFPFHQSSCKLSCPTPPLHHTPGSPGHLKEATPSPRSESHSEETLPSDSGIGTDNNSVSERGEIRGARGMLRLGQGSGVILGGQRHPSSLIDRPSPVSSPLSHMPRHANPIANSASVERHRDRHRHRRRDYDCSSSCTCMCPCPCPGHNKCTHSDYYPCLGHNALKRQKNKHKKKHQQLHMQDPEFLAELEDLIGQFSEIHIGRRGWARTGLGQGFDGSGNTAGGRRHHSSSHSHRSNIFRINLNGFYSPHPSPYSANTSYSPQPFYPCQAVHCNRKPDRRQCSCPSKFQETIENMGFYSSYPPATTLYHHLPSSYPLPSPHQYAPHQSHHAHFLLNPARFHRRRSRLLREGALGGDVEGDIGGGSSGVGGSHLSSGFTSSLSCGCGRSEHKHKHKHRHRHCERDMDDEEELHEDEEEDGMEREGLASSKSRSGFILGQGEGGRKGARGMGSMLSKESPWLCENGNESFSSTAAATSSSSSAERYKHTSLTSLGLGSSHLSSFGGGWGGLGQSWTKFGGMGGTGFGNSNPSWRSFTGEQRTGRMIASDGEDDDDEDAQESQLYRTSPSPTHTNLFTSAAMATGGRGLRSRLAGRNPGSGDRSWRRDEPAWTERREAGLQGDSRSLGLQKSVPTSDSVAGKNKRRPGRPRKHPLPSTVSSPTHSSAAPSMSSPDLLPGHGHTRDGREVGGRKEERGPERDRGGDTAQQVTDFELQARRKRGRKRKHGDSPCHQSVAEDKPEGDTPTECFSQSDADQAPSQPVTIQREERADGPPRKNFLRAGLYSDDYKTTDPPSSQAQQLCRESMEYTPEEREYSLLPAPMHVGKYLRLKRIHFQLPYDVMWLWQHNQLQRQPAVPLKRKRRYCRLKERTSSSLRTAEESSSDITSLFPHLDMDPLTSSERSFVVKHHVFLVRNWELVRDRQIRLRIERERDAEGEEGDAPHPSCDEANGDNSHIKSGQPVGVEVTVISSDPHHQSQDTSSSLTASPCPTKTQSRPEEEDGEEEKRGEEEACSREQRRKRLNDLLLTLQNS; this is encoded by the exons ATGGACCAGAGAGTGAAGGGGGGAACCCCTCCAAACACAAACTCCACTCTGGACCCCGCCTCCGCACCTGAAGACTCTGGACAGGAAGTggcagagaaaaagaggagaggtgagggggAGAATGGGCATGTAgcggaaaaggaggaggagaaaaggggagcagggagaaagagagaaggagacaagGGGGCAGTGCTGGAGCTGCTCATCGAGGGGCGCTGTGGAAGCGCGGGGCAGCAACAGCTTCAGATCTCCGGCAGAGAGACGAGCTGCCCTGAGGGGAATGTACGACTCCGGATCGGTCTGCAGGCCAAACGCACCAAGAAACCCCCCAAGAGCTTGGAGGGCTACGTGTGCAAGCCCACCATCAGGACCTATCAGAGGCAAGGCAGGGGGGCACTGGCGAGGGGGGATGGcgaaggaggaggagtgggcCAGCAGCAGAGCAAAACCAGCTCGGCTCCAGACGAGGCAACCAGAGATCATTGCTCAGGCTTGGATGCTGTCCAGACCACATCCAAACAAactgcatctgctgctgcttcaccgCCACTcgcatcatcatcattatcatcaccatcatcgtcATCCTCGTCATCACAGCCACTGTCCTTATCATCGACGTTTACGACAGCTTCCAGCCCGGCCTCAGTCCCTGCCATAACCAGCCAAGGGACCAAGTCAACCAAACAG GTTCCTATCAAGCTGGCCGATAAGACAGAGGTGAATTCAAATGGCTCATCTGAGAGAGTGAAGAAAGAGAAGGTACCGAGTGTTAATGGCCAGCCTGTCCCTGCAGGACACAAATCGTGTTCGCCCACAACAGACCGGACAGCTTCAGCTACTCTTTCCACCCAGTGCATCCAAGCCCTGTCTGCTTCAGAAACCAGGACTGAAGGAAAGACCTCCAAGAAACATAATGGTTTGGTACAGACGGCAAAACAGAAGGGAATATCGAATGGGAAAGGCTCTGCCGACATCATTGGCACTTCCACCTCATCAAAAGTCAAGGTTGgaaaacacagcagctcctctgtTTCTTCTGTGGACTCCTCAACGAGACCTCTAGTCTCCTCTAGCTCCCACAAAGAACTGTCCAATAAGGGCAAGCCAgactctccttcttctctcgcAGTCAACTCTAAACCACTGTCCTCCCCTACtgcggatctctcctctgcccAGTCCCAAGATCAGGATCTCTTActagagaaaaagagagagaaagaaaggaaagtgGAAAAAGAGAAACGGAGAGACAAAAAGTCAAAGCGGGATAGACTGGAGGCTGAAAGAGCAAAGAGTGAGagcaggaaggaggaagggaagaagaagaaaaagaaagggaaggaCGGAAAATCAAGACATGGtaaagaaaaggatgaaagacATAAGACTGATGATATATGGAGGGATGAGCTGAAGACTGAAAGAGGAAAgactgagagaaagagggacaaaCTCAGCCCAGACAGGCAGAGGACAGAGGATAATAATGCAAAATGTGGTGAAACAGTTGATGGTGGCAAACTAGATAAAACCAGCAAAGTAGTGAATCCAAGCAGACCAGACGAGATAGACAAGGCAGATGACGGTTGCAAGCTAGTTAAACAAGCTGAGCCTGCAACAGGTGATACCAGTAAATCAAAAGAACAGGACGTCTCAAGACATTCAACTGTGCCTCCAAGCCACccctcttcttctgctcctccctctctgcccaCTCCCTCTGCCCGTGCCCCTGTTTCCCCCCCTTCTTCCCCCCAAGAGCAGGACAGCCGCCCGCTGAAGAAACGTAAAGCCAGACGGCCCAGCTGGACCAAGCTGGTGCACAGGGCTCAGAGAGCGGAAAATCAGGAAGCCCCTTCAGATTCCCAACATAATCCTTCGCTAAGTTTCCCCCAGAACCCCAAAACATCACTTCCTGCCAAGGCCACTACtcagcagactgatgaatcACACCCAGCTCCCTCTAGCTGCTtaaccagcagctcctcctccgtctcttcTACAACCAAACCTTCATCTCCCAAGCAGAATCACCCCACATCAGACCCAAGCCCCCCTGTTTCCAGATGCACAATCACCCCTGCCCGAAAAAGGGGCCGCCCTAAATCCCACAGCTCTAGTGTAGATGAACCTCTCCCTAGACTTTCACCAAATGCTATCCCAACTGAGGTGCCTCTTCTGGGGTGTGACAGAATTAAGAAAGCGCCCGTGCTGGAGCCAAGTCCAATTCTGCAAAGTGCTGCTCAGTTTAAACCCAGCCCCAAGAAGCGTGGCCGTCCTCCCAAACGACCCCTTCCCGAAGACCAGAGCGGAGATGCACTGAATCGCactgaagaaacagacagatgtCATCCTCCTGAGAAGGGCAGGCAGCTAAAGATCAGGAGGCTGATTAAtgagatgaagaaaagaaagaagaggagactCCAAAAGGTAATTCTGTCTGGGTATGTAGGGAAGGAGGGACGGGGAAGCGAGGCAGCAGATGGCGAGACCTCTTTGAGAATGTGTAAATCAATAGAGACGACAACAGTACAAACGCTTTCGGCCCTGTCCTCGTCCTTTGGGAGTACTCTGGGCCCTCAGATCAATGTGAGCAAGAGAGGGACCATCTACATGGGGAAGAGGCGAGGACGTAAGCCTAAATCCCAAACGGCTCCGACAGTCCAAACCAGCTCCCAGAATTCCTCTCAGTCGTCTCTGTTTACCAACCCCTCTGAAACATCTCTCTTCTCCAACCAGCCCCAGCCTCCTCCCTCTCACCCATTCCCCTCCCCTTCTCTCACCCACTCCAGCGGGGCCCAGAGCCCTTACAGCGAAGGCAGCCTCACAGAACCAACGTCCTCCCTACTTTTTCCTCaccccttctccctcccttccccatCATCCTCCTGTACCTCCCCgcgtcctccctcctcctcatccctctctccctttgtGAAGAAGAGTTGTCCGTGTCAGGGAAGGCATCACTTCCCCTTTCACCAGTCGTCATGTAAGCTCTCCTGTCCCACTCCTCCACTGCATCACACTCCTGGCTCTCCTGGCCACCTGAAAGAGGCCACACCCTCACCCAGGAGCGAATCACACAGTGAAGAGACACTGCCTAGCGATAGTGGGATTGGAACAGATAACAACAGTGTTTCTGAGCGAGGGGAGATTCGGGGCGCTCGAGGCATGCTTAGGTTGGGTCAGGGGTCAGGAGTGATCCTGGGGGGTCAAAGGCACCCTTCCTCTCTTATCGACCGtccctctcctgtctcctcaccCCTCTCTCACATGCCCAGACATGCAAACCCCATCGCCAACTCAGCATCTGTGGAGCGGCACCGAGACAGACACAGGCACAGGCGGAGGGATTACGACTGTTCCTCCTCCTGTACTTGCATGTGCCCGTGCCCCTGCCCAGGACACAACAAGTGCACTCATTCAGATTACTACCCTTGCCTTGGGCACAATGCACTGAAGcgacagaaaaataaacacaagaagaagcacCAGCAGCTGCACATGCAGGATCCAGAGTTTCTGGCTGAGCTAGAAGACCTGATCGGTCAGTTCAGCGAGATCCATATCGGGCGGCGAGGTTGGGCAAGGACTGGACTGGGACAAGGCTTCGATGGGAGTGGGAACACAGCTGGAGGAAGGCGCCATCACTCTTCCTCCCATTCGCACCGCTCCAACATCTTCAGGATCAATCTGAACGGCTTCTACTCACCTCACCCTTCACCTTACTCTGCTAATACCTCCTACTCCCCGCAGCCCTTCTACCCCTGCCAGGCTGTGCATTGTAACAGGAAGCCAGACCGCAGGCAATGTAGCTGCCCATCAAAGTTTCAGGAGACCATTGAAAATATGGGCTTTTACAGCAGCTATCCTCCGGCCACAACACTTTACCACCACCTCCCCAGCTCCTACCCGCTTCCCTCCCCGCACCAGTATGCTCCTCATCAGTCCCATCATGCCCACTTTCTCCTCAACCCCGCCAGGTTCCACAGGCGGAGGAGCAGGTTGCTGAGGGAAGGAGCTTTGGGAGGAGATGTGGAGGGAGACATAGGAGGAGGAAGCAGTGGAGTAGGAGGCTCACACCTCAGCTCAGGGTTCACATCCAGCCTCTCGTGTGGCTGTGGGAGGagcgaacacaaacacaagcataaACACCGCCACAGGCACTGCGAGCGAGATATGGATGACGAGGAGGAGTTGcacgaggacgaggaggaagacgggatggagagagaggggttgGCCAGTTCAAAGTCAAGGTCAGGGTTCATTTTGGGccaaggagaaggaggaaggaaagggGCAAGAGGAATGGGGAGTATGCTGTCTAAAGAATCACCCTGGTTATGTGAGAACGGAAATGAGTCCTTCTCCTCCACTGCTGCcgccacatcatcatcatcctcagcagagaggtacaaacacacatctctcaCATCGCTGGGGCTGGGCTCCTCTCACCTGTCGTCATTCGGTGGAGGCTGGGGCGGCCTGGGCCAGAGCTGGACAAAATTTGGTGGCATGGGAGGGACAGGATTTGGGAACTCAAACCCCAGCTGGAGAAGCTTCACCGGGGAACAACGCACAGGCCGAATGATTGCATCAGACGGAGAGGACGACGACGACGAGGACGCTCAAGAGTCACAGTTGTACAGAACGTCGCCATCCCCAACGCACACCAACCTGTTCACAtctgctgccatggcaacagggggGAGGGGTCTTAGGAGCAGATTGGCCGGGAGGAATCCAGGAAGTGGAGACAGGTCATGGAGGAGAGATGAGCCAGCttggacagagaggagagaagcag GTTTACAAGGTGACTCGAGAAGCCTGGGGCTGCAGAAAAGTGTGCCAACGTCAGACAGTGTggcagggaaaaacaaaagaaggccAGGGCGGCCCAGAAAGCACCCACTGCCCTCCACCGTATCCTCCCCCACGCACTCATCTGCAGCTCCCTCCATGTCATCGCCTGACCTCTTGCCAGGACATGGCCACACCAGAGATGGGAGAGAAGtgggagggagaaaagaggagagagggccAGAGAGAGATCGAGGAGGCGACACAGCGCAGCAGGTGACAGATTTTGAGCTGCAGgccaggaggaagagaggacgGAAGAGAAAACATGGTGACTCTCCTTGTCATCAGAG CGTCGCTGAGGATAAACCCGAGGGTGACACCCCCACTGAATGTTTTAGCCAATCAGATGCCGACCAGGCTCCTTCCCAACCAGTTACCATCCAAAGAGAGGAGCGAGCAGATGGTCCTCCCAGGAAGAACTTTCTGAGGGCAGGACTTTACTCTGATGATTACAAAACCACAGA TCCCCCCTCCTCCCAAGCCCAGCAGTTGTGCAGAGAAAGTATGGAGTACACACCAGAGGAGCGTGAATACAGCCTTTTACCTGCTCCCATGCATGTTG GGAAGTACCTGCGGCTGAAGAGGATACATTTCCAGTTACCTTATGACGTTATGTGGCTGTGGCAGCACAATCAG CTTCAGAGGCAGCCTGCTGTCCCCCTGAAGAGGAAGCGGCGCTACT GCCGGCTGAAGGAGAGGACTTCATCCTCCCTCAGGACAGCG GAGGAGAGCTCCAGTGACATCACCAGCCTGTTTCCTCACCTCGACATGGATCCTCTGACCAGCAGTGAGAG GAGCTTTGTGGTGAAACACCACGTGTTCCTGGTGAGGAACTGGGAGctggtgagagacagacagatccGACTGaggatagagagggagagagacgcagagggagaggagggggacgCGCCACATCCGTCCTGTGATGAAGCCAATGGGGACAACAGCCACATCAAGTCAG GTCAGCCAGTGGGGGTGGAGGTAACGGTTATCAGCAGTGACCCCCACCATCAGAGTCAGGACACCTCCAGCTCGCTCACTGCCAGCCCCTGT CCCACCAAAACCCAGAGCagaccagaggaggaggacggagaggaagaaaaacgaggggaggaagaggcctgcagcagagaacagaggaggaaacgGCTGAATGATTTACTTTTGACCCTGCAGAATTCATAA